Proteins from one Scyliorhinus canicula chromosome 6, sScyCan1.1, whole genome shotgun sequence genomic window:
- the LOC119967747 gene encoding cyclin-dependent kinases regulatory subunit 2-like — MANKQIYYSNKYYDDQYEHRHVMLPKELAKQVPKTHLMFEDEWRRLGVQQSLGWVHYIMHEPEPHILLFRKPLSKDQEK, encoded by the coding sequence ATGGCGAACAAACAAATTTACTACTCGAACAAGTATTACGATGACCAGTACGAACACAGGCATGTTATGTTGCCCAAAGAACTTGCAAAGCAGGTACCAAAAACCCATCTTATGTTTGAAGACGAGTGGCGAAGACTAGGTGTCCAGCAGTCTCTGGGCTGGGTCCACTACATAATGCATGAACCAGAACCACATATTCTACTATTCCGAAAACCCCTATCTAAAGACCAGGAAAAATAA